A window of Acidobacteriota bacterium contains these coding sequences:
- the nadD gene encoding nicotinate-nucleotide adenylyltransferase: MRIGILGGTFDPIHNGHLTLCEKICQNFSLDKIYFIPCNEPPHKTRKDISHPYHRYSMVVLATASHDRFFPSFYEIEKGNKSYTIDTLTYFQKAAGEENEVIFIIGLDSLIEIETWKDYEKILEGWNMIVINRSGYTISEAKRKLPNWIAEKIEIVPGKYSPAEAAFSTALTSSDTEPLKHQPLTSQLAPKKILFARVDPVNISSSIIREKVRKNEEIHGLVPDHVKMYIKKFNLYR; this comes from the coding sequence TTGAGAATAGGGATACTGGGTGGCACGTTCGACCCTATCCACAATGGACACTTAACGCTCTGCGAAAAAATCTGCCAAAATTTCTCACTCGATAAGATCTATTTCATCCCCTGCAACGAACCCCCGCACAAGACGAGAAAGGACATCTCGCATCCCTATCATCGCTACTCCATGGTCGTCCTTGCGACTGCGAGTCATGACAGGTTCTTCCCCTCCTTTTACGAGATAGAAAAAGGAAACAAATCCTACACGATAGATACGCTAACCTACTTCCAGAAGGCAGCGGGGGAGGAGAATGAGGTCATCTTCATCATCGGCCTGGATTCCCTCATCGAAATAGAGACCTGGAAAGACTATGAGAAGATACTCGAGGGATGGAACATGATTGTCATCAACAGGAGCGGCTATACAATCTCCGAAGCGAAGAGAAAATTACCAAACTGGATCGCCGAGAAGATCGAGATCGTCCCTGGGAAGTATTCGCCTGCTGAAGCAGCGTTCTCGACAGCCCTGACGTCATCGGACACGGAGCCCTTGAAGCACCAGCCGCTGACCTCCCAATTGGCACCGAAGAAGATCCTCTTTGCAAGAGTGGATCCGGTGAATATCTCATCGAGCATCATAAGAGAGAAAGTTCGCAAGAACGAGGAGATCCACGGGCTCGTGCCAGACCATGTGAAAATGTACATCAAGAAATTCAACCTCTATCGATAG